From Spirosoma aerolatum, one genomic window encodes:
- a CDS encoding SusC/RagA family TonB-linked outer membrane protein, translating to MSKFLSLSFLLVCSLWSTVWAQDRRITGKVTSAEDNLPLPGVSVVVKGTTKGATTDAGGMYSLDVPGNKAATLVFSFVGVTTQEIAVGNESVVDVKLVSDNRQLSEVVVTGVGVATDKRKLGISVESITSKNLPQTPTASIDQALVGKIAGAQISSGNGTPGAPVNIVLRGINTINRGTAPILLIDGVQVDATNYDSNGNINNNPTALLSSIDPNTIERVEVVQGAAAATLYGAQGANGVIQVFTKKGKSGKLNIDVSSGITRSEYLNVGGVAKAQYNGFIVDASNNVIGTSGKPLEFNPNTLVYSENVQYNPLDVNNKADKPYTANLKYQDHYAYFFRPSNTYNNSIALTGGTDKVDFAVSASNNQQESNVINNGNYQRSNLMSNIGLQLAKGLTFRTTTQLVYTRSTIKTNDRLILYAVNNARPFADFSALDPDGNPGIYYGDAVGVNHNNPSFWQKYTDNKDNKVDVIQNFNLNYNINKFLTLDAKYGINYSKQEIRTTYANQTKNRNVIALNNNYYQNYFGTDPSGEIDNNSLTTTYQNFLASAYINTDFQNDFGSKLPIRTSTQLSFDYRNRNFKQFYTYTLGLPTYDPFTAAQSAVFRVPGVKAPSAGRAGLPAGGDYSEPFITYGYVVNQRIDFGDLAGISGGFRTDYSSAFGSGSKPFTFPRGDAYFRISALKFWENSPVAGFFPELKLRAAYGQAGIQPKPFDRYLVLNTQTLGSSNSFYTPASQPNPALDVEVSSELEVGADLALTPSKTSNWLSSVRLSATYWNRSTDNAIFDVSGIPSAGINSIKDNAFSLGSNGFQASLNTTVVRTKDFTWNLTTNFGRQTSKITAVKNNAEVVVLSSAGSSNYVLKAGEKIGQLYGYITVHSLDQKDPDGNLLIPADQQSQYTVASNGIVVSKATKQPFFSANKYSFGDPNPKFNMSFINEFTFKNFLTFGFQFDWVNGSHIYNQTKEWMYRDGIHADYANPITIDGNTGAWTAFYRGVYAQRQANGTKDYFYEDASFVRLRNVQVGFDLSKVVNVPVLRRAQLVLSGRNLLTFTKYTGFDPEISSGTGSSAWDRGTDHNTMPNLRSYQATLNIGL from the coding sequence ATGAGTAAATTTCTATCCTTGAGTTTCCTTCTGGTATGCTCGCTCTGGTCCACTGTTTGGGCGCAGGATAGGCGTATTACGGGTAAGGTCACATCGGCCGAAGATAACTTACCCTTGCCAGGAGTTTCGGTTGTGGTAAAGGGCACTACAAAAGGGGCTACTACCGACGCGGGAGGTATGTATAGTCTTGACGTTCCCGGCAACAAGGCGGCAACGCTCGTCTTTAGTTTTGTGGGCGTTACCACACAGGAAATCGCTGTTGGCAACGAGTCGGTCGTCGACGTTAAGCTGGTATCAGACAACCGCCAGTTATCCGAAGTGGTTGTCACCGGGGTCGGGGTAGCCACCGATAAGCGTAAACTGGGTATTTCGGTCGAGTCGATTACCTCCAAGAATCTGCCTCAAACACCAACCGCTTCTATTGATCAGGCATTGGTTGGGAAGATTGCCGGAGCACAGATTTCGAGTGGAAACGGTACACCTGGTGCTCCGGTCAACATTGTACTGCGCGGGATTAACACCATCAACCGGGGTACGGCTCCTATTCTGCTCATCGATGGGGTGCAGGTCGATGCCACGAATTACGATTCGAACGGAAACATCAACAATAACCCGACAGCCCTATTGAGCAGTATCGATCCAAATACCATCGAACGGGTTGAGGTAGTGCAGGGTGCAGCGGCAGCTACACTGTATGGGGCGCAGGGTGCCAACGGGGTTATTCAGGTATTTACCAAAAAAGGGAAATCAGGTAAACTAAATATTGATGTGAGTTCGGGCATTACCCGGAGTGAGTATCTGAATGTAGGAGGAGTGGCTAAGGCGCAATACAATGGATTCATTGTCGATGCCAGCAATAACGTTATTGGTACGTCGGGTAAACCGCTTGAATTCAATCCGAATACATTAGTTTACAGCGAGAATGTGCAGTATAATCCGCTCGATGTGAATAACAAAGCCGATAAGCCTTATACGGCCAATTTGAAGTATCAGGATCATTATGCCTATTTTTTCCGCCCGTCAAATACCTATAACAACAGTATTGCGTTGACAGGTGGAACCGATAAAGTCGACTTTGCCGTATCAGCTTCGAATAACCAGCAGGAGAGTAATGTCATCAACAACGGAAATTATCAACGCAGTAATCTGATGTCGAATATTGGTCTCCAACTAGCCAAAGGCTTGACTTTCAGAACCACTACGCAGCTCGTATACACACGTAGTACAATCAAAACCAACGATCGCCTGATTCTGTATGCGGTGAACAATGCTCGTCCATTTGCTGATTTTTCGGCCCTCGATCCCGACGGTAATCCGGGTATTTACTACGGCGATGCAGTAGGGGTGAACCACAATAACCCCAGCTTCTGGCAGAAATATACCGACAATAAGGACAACAAGGTGGATGTGATTCAGAACTTCAACCTGAATTACAATATCAATAAATTTCTGACGCTGGATGCCAAATATGGTATCAACTACTCGAAGCAGGAAATTCGGACTACTTACGCCAACCAGACGAAAAATCGGAACGTTATTGCGCTGAATAACAACTACTACCAAAACTATTTTGGAACCGACCCTTCGGGTGAGATCGATAATAATAGCCTGACCACTACGTACCAGAACTTCCTGGCCAGCGCCTATATCAATACCGATTTTCAGAACGATTTTGGTTCGAAACTGCCTATCAGAACCTCTACGCAACTCTCGTTCGATTACCGAAACCGGAACTTCAAACAGTTCTATACCTATACACTGGGCCTGCCAACCTACGATCCGTTTACAGCAGCTCAATCGGCAGTATTCCGCGTTCCTGGTGTGAAAGCACCATCGGCTGGACGGGCTGGTTTACCGGCTGGCGGTGATTATAGTGAGCCGTTTATTACCTATGGCTATGTCGTTAACCAGCGGATCGACTTTGGTGATCTGGCAGGTATTTCGGGTGGTTTCCGTACCGACTATTCATCGGCTTTTGGTAGCGGTTCCAAGCCGTTTACCTTCCCGCGTGGCGATGCGTATTTCCGTATTTCGGCGTTGAAGTTCTGGGAAAATAGCCCGGTAGCTGGTTTCTTCCCCGAATTGAAGCTACGGGCCGCTTACGGACAGGCTGGTATTCAGCCGAAGCCATTCGATCGCTACCTGGTTTTAAACACCCAGACCTTAGGCTCATCGAACTCTTTTTATACACCAGCCAGCCAGCCAAATCCGGCTCTGGATGTAGAGGTTTCGTCCGAACTTGAAGTGGGTGCCGATTTAGCCCTTACCCCTTCGAAAACGTCAAACTGGTTGAGCAGTGTTCGGTTGTCGGCCACGTATTGGAATCGGTCTACCGACAATGCCATTTTCGATGTGAGTGGTATTCCATCAGCGGGGATTAACTCGATCAAAGACAACGCGTTCTCGCTGGGCTCCAATGGGTTTCAGGCATCGTTGAATACGACCGTTGTGCGGACGAAAGACTTCACCTGGAATCTGACAACGAATTTTGGGCGACAAACCTCAAAAATTACGGCGGTTAAGAACAATGCCGAAGTGGTCGTATTGTCGAGTGCCGGTAGTTCGAACTACGTCCTGAAAGCAGGTGAAAAAATCGGTCAATTGTATGGCTATATAACGGTTCATTCACTGGATCAGAAGGACCCGGATGGAAATTTGCTTATCCCCGCCGATCAGCAGTCGCAGTATACCGTAGCCAGCAATGGGATTGTGGTCAGTAAGGCAACGAAACAGCCTTTCTTCTCGGCTAATAAGTACAGCTTTGGCGATCCGAACCCGAAGTTCAATATGTCGTTCATCAACGAGTTTACGTTTAAAAACTTCCTGACGTTCGGCTTCCAGTTCGACTGGGTAAATGGCAGCCACATCTATAACCAGACAAAGGAATGGATGTACCGCGATGGTATTCATGCTGACTATGCGAACCCGATTACGATTGATGGAAATACGGGGGCCTGGACAGCTTTCTACCGGGGGGTGTATGCCCAGCGTCAGGCCAATGGCACGAAAGATTATTTCTATGAAGACGCTTCGTTCGTGCGGCTGCGCAACGTACAGGTTGGATTTGACCTGAGCAAAGTAGTTAATGTGCCGGTATTGCGTCGGGCGCAATTGGTGCTGTCGGGCCGGAATTTGCTGACGTTCACCAAGTACACCGGCTTCGATCCCGAAATCAGTTCGGGTACGGGTAGTTCGGCCTGGGATCGTGGTACTGACCACAACA